Part of the Salvelinus fontinalis isolate EN_2023a chromosome 1, ASM2944872v1, whole genome shotgun sequence genome is shown below.
cgaGATAGGGAGTTTAATCAAAATATgctttgttttgtaattatttgtgggtctgtgtaatctgagggaaatctgtgtctctaatatggtcctacatctggcaggaggttaggaagtgcagctcagtttccacctcattttgtgggcagtgtgcacatagcttgtcttctcttgagagccaggtctgcctacggcggcctttctcaatagcaaggctatgctcactgagtagGTCTAATCTGAggggggcctaaatggggtgtgggcatggttgacttgGAGGGGGGtattgattggttggggtgggggtgtggatgtggctggtggtgttgcggtctggatgtaggtcctctcggcgtgggtcctctatgtgtaggtccgggtgggggagagggggggtcccgcaggtctgggtgagtgtctcgctggtctggacggggtgtctattgatctgttgctcctgtgtgaagtgttggggctacgtttgagagcgatgtcctttagggtccggacgaaggtgggcactgctgccttgtagaggtggacctggtcatagaggttgttcaagtccagggtggagtggtgggccaggaaaacatttggttttgaggcatgGTCACAGGAAATAATTGCGTTTACCCGttgtatggtagcagggtgaacgtctttcgtggtagcagggtggagataaccacttgtgcgttggggaaagtagaagaagctttttcaatcactcccttcagtgctgtggccaccctttcctgctgtgttctcaggtcgtttgtgcctgggtgtattattatgtggctgggtgaacctagttggtcctcagacagcatgtctctctctgtctctctctctctctctgtctctctctctcaattcaattcaattcaattcaaggggctttattggcatgggaaacatgtgttaacattgccaaagcaagtgaggtagataatatacaaaagtcaaataaacaataaaaatgaacagtaaacattacacatacagaagtttcaaaacaataaagacattacaaatgtcatattatatatatgcagtgttgtaacaatgtacaaatggttaaagcacacaagttaaagtaaataaacataaatatgggttgtatttacaatggtgtttgttcttcactggttgcccttttctggtggcaacaagtcacaaatcttgctgctgtgatgtcacactgtggtatttcacccagtagatatgagagtttatcaaaattggatttgtttttgaattctttgtggatctgtgtaatctgagggaaatatgtctctctaatatggtcatacattgggcaggaggttaggaagtgcagctcagtttccacctcattttgtgggcagtgagcactctctcacctgtctgtctgtctctctctcctctgtctctctctttctctctctctgtctctctctctttctctctctctgtctgtctctctttctctctctccgtctctctctgtctctctctgtctctctctctgtctctctctctgtctctctctctgtctctcgctctgtctctcgctctgtctctctctctgtctctcgctctgtctctctctctgtctctctctctgtctctctctctgtctctctctctgtctctctctctgtctctctctctctctgtctctctctctctctgtctctctctctctctgtctctctctctgtctctctgtctctctctctctctctctctctctctctctctctctctctctctctctctctctctctctctctctctccctcccctgtctgtctgtctctctctcccctgtctgtctctgtctgtctgtctgtctgtctctctgtctctctctctcactcactcactcactcactcactcactcactcactcactcacactctctcacactctctcacactctctcacacactctcacacacactctcactcacactctcactcacactcacactcacactcacactcacactcacactcacacacacactcactctactcctcctcctccatggagCAAGCTGATCCCAGGATGTGGTCCAGTTCAGTAAAAACGGACGAGAAAGAGTGATGGacgtgtctgtgtatatatacTCTGTATACAGCAGGGCTGGAGTCAAATTGAATTGACTGTCTGTGTGAAgtggggggctgtgtgtgtgtgtgaagtggggggctgtgtgtgtgtgtggagtggggggctgtgtgtgtgaagtgggggggctgtgtgtgtggagtggggggctgtgtgtgttttcatgttgGTAGCCTTGACTTGGTCCTCTACTTCCAGCCAGCTGTGGCCTCCAGTTCTTCCTATTTGTCTGTTTTGACATCAATCATTCCTGTCTGAAGGAGTTGACTGCTCTTCTATCTCCTAGCCCTTAGCTCCTATCTCCTAGCCCTTAGCTCCTATCTCCTAGCCCTTAGCTCATATCTCCTAGCCCTTAGCTCATATCTCCTAGCCCTTAGCTCCTATCTCCTAGCCCTTAGCTCATATCTCCTAGCCCTTATCTCCTAGCCCTTAGCTCCTATCTCCTAGCCCTTAGCTCCTATCTCCTAGCCCTTAGCTCCTACCTCCTAGCCCTTAGCTCATATCTCCTAGCCCTTATCTCCTAGCCCTTAGTTCACATCTCCTAGCCCTCAGCTCCTAGCCCTTAGCTCATATCTCCTAGCCCTTAGCTCATATCTCCTAGCTCCTAGCCCTTAGCTCATATCTCCTAGCCCTTATCTCCTAGCCCTTAGCTCATATCTCCTAGCCCTTAGCTCCTATCGCCTAGCCCTTAGCTCCTATCTCCTAGCCCTTAGCTCCTATCTCCTAGCCCTTATCTCCTAGCCCTTAGCTCATATCTCCTAGCCCTTAGCTCCTAGCCCTTAGCTCCTAGCCCTTAGCTCCTATCTCCTAGCCCTTAGCTCATATCTCCTAGCCCTTAGCTCCTAGCCCTTAGCTCCTATCTCCTAGCCCTTAGCTCCTATCTCCTCATTGCTTCCATCCCTTTTCCTTTACTGGGTTCGAACCAGGGACCTCAACCTACGAGGTCCGGAGTCTGCTGGTTTTCTCTTCTACCTGATCATTCATTTCACCCacttggtgtcccaggtctaaatcagtccctgattagaggggaactaTGGGgtaaagcagtggaactggcatcTAGGTCCAGAGGTGAGTTTGTCCAGCTCCTATGCCCTAGCTCCCAAACATTATAGTTCCTAGATCCTAGCTCCAATCCACTTGCTCCTATATCCTATTCTCTAGCTCCTTGTTCCTATCCCCTAGTTCCTAGCTCCTATCCTCTAGCTCCTATCTCCTTTATATCCTATCCCCTAGCTCCTATTCCATAGTTCATAGTTCCTAGCTCCTATCCCCTTGCTCATAGTTCCTAGCTCCTATCCCTTTGCTCATAGTTTCTAGCTCCTACCACCTAACTCCTTTATATCCTGTCTCCTATCCCCTAGCTCCTATTCTATAGTTTCTAGTTCCTAGCTCCTATCTCCTTTATATCCTATATCCTATCCCCTAGCTCCTATTCTCTAGCTCATAGTTCCTAGCTCCTATCACCTTGCTCATAGTTTCTAGTTCCTAGCTCCCATCTTCTTTATATCCTATATCCTATCCTCTAGCTACTATTCCCTAGTTCATAGTTCCTAGCTCCTATCCCCTTGCTCATAGTTTCTAGCTCCTATCCCCTAGCTCCTTTATATCCTGTCTCCTATCTCCTAACTCCTATCCCCTTGCTCCTATTCTCTAGCTCATAGTTCCTAGCTCCTATCCCCTCGCTCATAGTTTCTAGTTCCTAGATCTTATTTTGTAGTTCCTAGCTCCTATCCCTTATTTCCTATCTCCTTTATATCCTATATCCTATCCCCTAGCTCTTATTCCCTTGCTCATAGTTTCTGGCTCCTAGATCCTAGTTCTTAGCTCCTATCCCCTAGCTCCTACCGCCTTTATATCGGATCTCAGGTCCCTTAGCTCTTATTCTCTAGCTCCTATCCCCTAGCTCCTAACTCCTATACATCCTCACTCCTACAGgtgttcttcctttaaaagttgtgacgtactgcagcacagcttccAGGGTgctgcagaattctatggcacgttatttaagtgtcaaCCATTGTTGCCAGAGCTCAacacttttaaaggaagaaccactgtagccCCTATCCCCTAACTCTTATACATCCTAACTCCTAGCTCTTATACCTCCTATCTCCTAACTCCTAGCTCTTATACATCCTATCTCCTACCTCCTAGCTCTTATACCTCCTATCTCCTACCTCCTAGCTCTTATACCTCCTATCTCCTAACTCCTAGCTCTTATACCTCCTATCTCCTAACTCCTAGCTCTTATACATCCTATCTCCTAACTCCTTGCTCTTATACCTCCTATCTCCTACCTCCTAGCTCTTATACCTCCCAGCTGGCTCCTGGTTGTgttgcttctctctgtctctctatgctgTCAATAGAGATGGTTTACAGCCGAAGGGAATTACTCTACAGTCGTTTGTTCCCTTGTGGACAACCATTGATTAACttgttctccctctctatatATGGAGACTACTCCTGACCAGAGCCCTTAGGCCTGTCCCCATAGAGATAAGCTGCCATGTGGGACTCACGTTGTCTCTCTTGATTCTGCACAACATGCCGAAGTGAAAAGGTCCAATATTGACAGACCGTGTTGTTAACAGACAGACCCttctcccccctttctcctccagctCTGGACCCGTGTTCTGCCTACATCTCTCTGAATGAGCCTTGGTGTAATACAGAGTACCATCTGAAACACTCCTCTataaacctctctcctctcctcttcctcccccccacctctccttttctctcttctgtccccccctctcctctcctctcttctctcccccgctctcctctcctcttctcttctctcccccctctctcctctcctctccccttctctcctctcctcttctcccttctctcccccctctcttctcccctctctcctctcctctcctctccccttctctcttctcttctcttctctctcctctcctcttctctcccccgctcccctctcctcttctctcttctctcccccgctctcctctcctcttctctcttctctcccccgctctcctctcctcttctctcccccgctctctcttcttctctcttctcttctctctcctctcctcttctctcccccgctctcctctcctcttctcccttctctctcctctcctcttctcccttctctcccccctctcttctctcctctctccccttctctcctctcttctctccccacctcttctctcctctctccccacctctcctctctcctctcctcttctctcttctctcctcttctctcccccctctcttctctcctctctccccctctcgcttcttctctcctctcttctctccccacctctcctcttctcctctcctctctccccacctctcctctcctcttctctcctctcctctctccccacctcctcacTTTCTCCTCCAGCTCTGGACCCATGTTCTGCCTACATCTCTCTGAATGAGCCTTGGCGTAATACAGAGTACCATGTAAACCACTCATCTGGCAGTGTGCCCCTGTGTGACAGCCGTGTGTCAGGGGAGTGGTACCGCTTCACAGGGATGGCTGGAGACGCCATGCCTACTTTCTGCATCGAAGAGAACCACTGTGGAACCCACGCACCTATCTGGCTCAATGGGAGCCACCCACAGGTTAGTAgactagaggttagagaggcggACCAGCAGCcagaaggttgctggttcaaacccTGTGTGCCGGACGATACAAAAAAATAGGAAACTAAACTGCCAGCCTACCTGCCGTTGTGGCACTTTATGTTCTCTTGATCTAGTGGCTCCACGTGCAATGACCTTCCAACCAAATGAACAGTAACGTGTTcccctctccccctatcccctctcccccactccccctctccccctctccccctctcccctctccccctctcccctctcccctctcccctctcccctctccccctctccccctctcccctctccccctctcccatagCCCCAGGATGGTATCATGACCCTTCCTGTGTGTGCCAGCTTCAATAATAACTGTTGCCAGTGGAATGCCAGTGTTGATGTGAAGGCCTGTACAGGAGGATACTACGTCTACCGTCTGCCCAGACCTTCTGTCTGCTTCCATGTCTACTGCGGACgtacgtgtctgtctgtctgtctgcctgtctgtctgtctgtctgcttccatGTCTACTGTGGACGtacgtgtgtctgtctgcctgtctgcctgtctgcctgtctgcctgtctgcctgtctgcctgtctgcctgtctgcctgtctgtctgtctgcttccatGTCTACTGCGGACgtacgtgtgtctgtctgtctgtctgtctgtctgtctgcctgcctgtctgcttcTATGTCTACTGCAGACgtacgtgtgtctgtctgtctgtctgcctgtctgcctgtttctGTTTTGTCAGTGTGATTAATTATGAATGTGGTATGAAATGTATGGTTTATGAATGTGGTATGAAATGTATGGTTTATGAATGTGCTATGAAATGTATGGTTTATGAATGTGGTATGAAATGTATGGTTTACGTATGTGGTATGAAATGTATGGTTTACGTATGTGGTATAAAATGTATGGTTTACGTATGTGGTATGAAATGTATGGTTTACGAATGTGGTATGAAATGTATGGTTTATGAATGTGGTATGAAATGTATAGATTATGAATGTGGTATGAAATGTATAGATTATGAATGTGGTATGAAATGTATGGATTATGAATGTGGTATGAAATGTATAAATTATGAATGTGGTATGAAATGTATGGTTTATGAATGTGGTATGTAATGTATGGTTTATGAATGTGGTATGAAATGTATGGTTTATGAATGTGGTATGAAATGTATGGTTTATGAATGTGGTATGAAGTTCCCATGAAGGGAATGGAAGTAGCCGACATGTTACCATGTATATTTGTTTCTCTGTGTAGATGTGGCATGTTACCATGTATATTTGTTTCTCTGTGTAGATGTGGCATGTTACCATGTCTATTTGTTTCTCTGTGTAGATGTGGCATGTTACCATGTCTATTTGTTTCTCTGTGTAGATGTGGCATGTTACCATGTCTATTTGTTTCTCTGTGTAGATGTGGTATGTTACCATGTCTATTTGTTTCTCTGTGTAGATGTGGCATGTTACCATGTCTATTTCTTTCTCTGTGTAGATGTGGCATGTTACCATGTCTATTTGTTTCTCTGTGTAGATGTGGTATGTTACCATGTCTATTTGTTTCTCTGTGTAGATGTGGCATGTTACCATGTCTATTTGTTTCTCTGTGTAGATGTGGTATGTTACCATGTCTATTTGTTTCTCTGTGCAGATGTGGTATGTTACCATGTCTATTTGTTTCTCTGTGTAGATGTGGTCGACCCTACCTACCTTCACATGTTCTGTATGTCTTGTAGATTTCTATGACATATGTGATGAGGTGGAGTGCAGTGCAGTGGACCTCAGTGTCCAGAGTCGGACTGCCGCTGTGCTACTGGAACGACCCTGGGACCAGATAGACAGACATGTCTCGgtgagagcgggagggagggggaagagagagagagggggggggggtggagtggtggtggggggagagagagtgactgaaTGTGCTGAGTCATTAATtcacgaggagaggaggagacgtgTTCCAGCCAGCCagagatggatgggtgggtggcgagagggagggagggagggagggagggagccttCACTACATCCTAGTCTAATGGTGGGTGACAAGCGTGCTCTGAAAACCCTGAGAGCTTGAGAACTGTTATTATCATACTATCCACCTATCAAccaaatcactctctctactacgCTGAGAAATtatctcactctcccccctctctcccctctctctcccctctctctcccctctctcctctctctctctctctctctctctcttcctctctcccctctctctcctctctctcctctctctctctgttcctctctctctcctctctctctctctctctcctctctctctctctctctcttcctctctcttcctctctcccctctccctcctctctctctctctctctctctctcccccaattgatctctccacctcccctatcAAATCTCCTCCTTTTTTTctgtgacctctctctcctcactgctgtgtctgtctgtgtatgtgtgtgtctgtctgtctgtgtgtgtgtgtctgtgtgtgtgtgtctgtctgtgtgtgtctgtgtgtgtctgtctgtgtctgtgtctgtgtctgtgtctgtctgtgtgtgtctgtctgtctgtctgtgtctgtctgtgtgtgtgtgtctgtctgtgtgtgtctgtctgtgtgtgtctgtctgctcaCTAACTCCTCTCCAGATGTGAATGAGTGTGAGCAGGGGAACGGAGGTTGTAAGGAGGTATGTGTGAACACCAAGGGGTCCAGACAGTGTGAGTGTGGACCAGGCAGGGTACTGGAGGAGGATGGACGCAACTGCAAAGGTAGAGTCAGACCACCGTGGGGGGTGTCAAGTTACAGTAGCATAatgtactacagtacccataatgctctgtgtgtAATATCTGGAACACAGTAACTGGGTGTCAGACTTGGGTTCAAATAACATTCGTTATCTTTCATTATATTGAGATTGCCTgacacaatggaaccaatggaatagttccAAAAGTGCAAACTCCGTCCAAAGTGTCCTCCCCCTTCCCATCCTTTAtacctccttctcccctcctcttcctccacttcctctccctcttctcccccctcctttctcctctttctcccctccccttattcttccctctcctcctcctctccctctcctcctcctctccctctccctctccctctccctctcctcctcctctccctctccctctccctctcctcctcttcctctccctctcctcctcctctcccacctcctctctctctccctctcctcttcctcctctccatcctcctctccctctcctcctcctctcccacctcctctcctcctcctcctctccctctcctcctcctcctctccctcctcctctccctccctcctcctctcctcctctccctcttcctctccctcctcctctcctcctcctcctctccctctccctcctcctctccctctcctcctcctctccctctctcctcctctcctcctcctcctcctctcttcctcctcctctccctcctcctctccctctccctctccctcactcctcctctccatctccctctccctcactccccctctccttctccctctcctcctcctctccctctctcctcctctcctcctcctcctcctctccctctcctcctcctctccctctcctcctcctctccctctctgctcctctcctcctcctcctcctcctctccctccttctctccttctccctctccctcctcctcctctccctcctcctctccctctccctctccctctctcctcctctccctctccctccccctccctctccctctccctctccctctccctccccctccccctcctctccctctccctctccctccccctccccctcctcctctcctcctcctctctctcctcctctccctttccctccccctccccctcctctccctctctctcctcctcctctccctcctctcctctcctcctcctctccctcctcctctccctcctcctcctctccctctcctcctctcctctttctgcagAGATAGCAGGGTGCTACAATAACAACGGAGGCTGTAGCCATGGCTGCTCTGTACTACAGGACTCCTATCACTGTCACTGTCCccgaggactggagctgggggacGACAAACGCACATGCCAGGGTGAgaccagagagtgtgtgtgtgtgtgtgtttggtcgtATCCTCCAGTCCCTGTGCAGTTAACTGTATCATGAAACTCTTCACCTGTATGGTCATGTGTCGTGTGTCAAGCAGCTCCATACAGGACCTAGTAAGGGACCTGGAACTCATCCTGTCCAACCCATGTTTAACCccttccactgtgtgtgtgtgtgtgtgtgtgtgtgtgtgtgtgtgtgtgtgtgtgtgtgtgtgtgtgtccagtcccGGTGCAGTGTAGCAGCAGCTCCATTAAGGTGTCGGTTCTAAAGGACCTGGTGGGGGGCCTGGAACTCTCCCTGTCCAACTCGTCATGTCGCGGAGTCTCCAACGGAACACACATCAATCTCAGCTTCAGCCTGAAGACCTGTGGAACAGTAGTGGAGGTAGGACTAGACACTAGCTTCTAGCCCTTACCCTAGCCATGACACTATCCCCTAGCCCTTACTCTAGCCTTGACACTAGACCCTAGAATCTAGCCCTTACCCTAGCCTTGACACTAGACCCTAGAACCTAGCCCTTACCCTAGCCTTGACACTAGCCCCTAGAATCTATCCCTTACCCTAGCCTTGACACTAGACCATAGAATCTAGCCCTTACCCTAGCCTTGACACTAGACCCTAGATCCTAGCCCCTTACACCCTAGCCTTGACACTAGCCCCTAGATCCTAGCCCCTTACACCCTAGCCTTGACACTAGCCCCTAGATCCTAGCCCCTTACACCCTAGCCCCTAgcccatatttaaaaaaaaaaatatttttacaatttaatttcacctttatttaaccagctaggctagttgagaacaagttctcatttacaactgcgacctggccaagataaagcaaagcagtgcgtcacaaacaacaacacagagttacacatggagtaaacaaacatacagtcaataacacaatagaaaaaaaagaaagtctatatacattgtgtgcaaatggcatgaggaggtaaggcaataaataggccatagtagcaaagtaattacaatttagcagattaacactggagtgatagatgagcagatgatgatgatcaGATGatgtaagtagagatactggtgtgcaaaagagcagcaaagtaaataagaacaatatgtggatgaggtaggtagattgggtgggctatttacagatgggctatgtacagctgcaacgatcggttagctgctcagagagctgatgtttaaagtcagtgagggaaatgtaagtctccagcttcagcgatttttgcaattcgttccagtcactggcatcagagaactggaaggaaaggcggccaaaggaggtgttggctttggggatgaccagtgagatatacctgctggagcgcgtgctacgggtgcgtgttgttattgtgaccagtgagctgagataaggcgagctttacctagcatagacttatagatgatcagtgggtctggcgatgtatatgaagcgagggccagctgactagagcatacaggtcgcagtggtgggtgatataaggcgctttggtaacaaaacggatggcactgtgatagactgcatccaatttgctgagtagagtattggaaggtATTTTGTAGATGaaatcgccgaagtcgaggatcggtaggatagtcagttttactagggtaagttttgcGGCATGAGTAAAGGAGGCTTTCTTGCGAAATAGAATgcagattctagatttgattttggattggagatgtttgatatgagtctggaaggagagtttacagtctaaccagacacctaggtatttgtagttgtccacgtgttctaggtcagaaccgtccagagtagtgatgctagtcgggcgtgcgggtgcgggcagcaaacggttgaaaagcatgcatttggttttgctagcgtttaagagcagttggaggccatagGAGTATTGTAtgccattgaagctcgtttgtaggttagttaacacagtgtccaaagaagggccagatgtatacagaatggtgtcgtctgcgtagaggtggatcagggaatcacccgcagcaagagcgacatcgttgatatatacaaagaaaagagtcggcccgagaattgaaccctgtggtacccccatagacactgccagaggtccggacaataggctctccgattttacacactgaactctgagaagtagttggtgaaccaggcaaggcagtcattagagaaaccaaggctgtt
Proteins encoded:
- the oit3 gene encoding LOW QUALITY PROTEIN: oncoprotein-induced transcript 3 protein (The sequence of the model RefSeq protein was modified relative to this genomic sequence to represent the inferred CDS: deleted 2 bases in 1 codon) — protein: MIVLLLTVLLQHTPTAEAIALDPCSAYISLNEPWRNTEYHVNHSSGSVPLCDSRVSGEWYRFTGMAGDAMPTFCIEENHCGTHAPIWLNGSHPQPQDGIMTLPVCASFNNNCCQWNASVDVKACTGGYYVYRLPRPSVCFHVYCGHFYDICDEGVQCSGPQCPESDCRCATGTTLGPDRQTCLDVNECEQGNGGCKEVCVNTKGSRQCECGPGRVLEEDGRNCKEIAGCYNNNGGCSHGCSVLQDSYHCHCPRGLELGDDKRTCQVPVQCSSSSIKVSVLKDLVGGLELSLSNSSCRGVSNGTHINLSFSLKTCGTVVEVTDDKIVGTNLVTGLPKSSPGPWSGSNWDMIVRTSKLLLPVTCEFPRHYEVSDGYQASLRSSALELAGHSQGLFPFSLELFKSAEFSEPYRAPPQLRLHDSLFFGVEPREKVEGLSALVESCFATPSAKADQALKYYLIKDGCISDEMVRQYSAKDQLSKHFQVPVFKFVGKDNKEVFLHCRVLVCGAGDSRCSQGCRGRLRRELWRTEEEQEDRDWDQHHVLSGGPIRIMPD